One Aquisediminimonas profunda genomic region harbors:
- a CDS encoding penicillin-binding protein activator, which produces MAEAKALGQLHVGRSMGVGRWMVLAVSALLAACQVVPKHPPRPIEKPPEEGPVTGQLPTDATRHRIALLVPLTGANAGVGESIANAANMAVLDTGGQNIRVTTYDTAAGAAAAAQKAVADGNKLILGPLLADDVKAVAPIGRAAKVPLISFSNDTSVAGNGTYIMGFVPTQSVERVVFYARSRGLTTFAGLVPNGTYGQRASQAMIRAVEASGGRLIAMQNFDRSAGSINAAVTKLALAGQYDAILIADSGRVALQIVPAIRRSGGATAKVLGTELWNTEGTLANSPAMHGAWFASVSDTYYNQLAAKYRVRFGKGPYRLASLGYDAVLLANKIAGGWRVGTPFPIAQLVDEGGFSGIDGAFRFGRDGIADRMLEVQQINATGFSVIAPAPRSFSK; this is translated from the coding sequence ATGGCAGAGGCAAAGGCCCTAGGGCAACTACATGTGGGTCGATCAATGGGCGTGGGGCGCTGGATGGTCCTTGCGGTCTCGGCCCTGCTCGCTGCCTGTCAGGTCGTTCCCAAGCATCCGCCAAGGCCGATCGAGAAGCCGCCCGAGGAAGGCCCGGTCACCGGACAATTGCCAACCGATGCGACGCGCCACCGTATTGCACTCCTCGTTCCATTGACGGGTGCCAATGCCGGCGTCGGGGAATCGATCGCCAATGCGGCGAACATGGCAGTGCTCGATACGGGCGGGCAGAATATCCGGGTGACGACCTATGATACGGCTGCCGGTGCCGCAGCCGCAGCGCAAAAGGCGGTCGCGGACGGGAACAAGCTGATTCTCGGGCCATTGCTGGCAGATGATGTGAAAGCCGTGGCACCGATCGGGCGTGCCGCGAAGGTGCCATTGATCAGTTTTTCGAACGACACGTCGGTTGCCGGGAACGGGACCTACATCATGGGTTTTGTTCCGACGCAGTCTGTGGAGAGGGTGGTGTTTTATGCCCGGTCGCGCGGGCTGACGACCTTTGCCGGACTGGTGCCCAATGGCACTTATGGGCAACGCGCCTCGCAGGCCATGATCCGCGCTGTGGAAGCAAGCGGGGGCAGGTTGATCGCGATGCAGAATTTTGACCGTTCTGCAGGATCGATCAATGCTGCCGTGACGAAGCTTGCCCTGGCCGGGCAATATGATGCGATCCTGATTGCGGATTCGGGCCGTGTCGCGCTCCAGATCGTTCCGGCGATCCGGCGCAGCGGCGGGGCGACTGCGAAGGTCCTTGGGACTGAGCTGTGGAATACCGAAGGGACGCTGGCGAACAGCCCGGCGATGCACGGGGCCTGGTTCGCAAGCGTCTCGGACACCTATTACAATCAGCTCGCAGCCAAATATCGCGTGCGGTTCGGCAAGGGCCCCTATCGGCTTGCGAGCCTGGGCTATGATGCTGTCCTTCTTGCGAACAAGATTGCGGGCGGCTGGCGGGTCGGAACGCCATTTCCGATTGCCCAGCTTGTCGATGAAGGCGGTTTTTCCGGGATCGACGGTGCTTTTCGCTTCGGGAGAGACGGCATAGCCGACCGCATGCTCGAAGTGCAGCAGATCAACGCGACCGGCTTTTCGGTTATCGCGCCAGCACCCCGCAGCTTCTCGAAATAG
- the rsmI gene encoding 16S rRNA (cytidine(1402)-2'-O)-methyltransferase, with amino-acid sequence MTKTLEPGLYIVATPIGNLSDLSSRAADILKQADVIAVEDSRVTGKLLNHLGIKRPMTPYHDHVAEGVRPALVARMASEAVALVSDAGTPLISDPGYKLVRDARAAGHAVTTIPGPCAAIAALTLAGLPTDRFLFVGFLPSKAKARAEAIAEISAIRATLILYESGPRLGATLAALASGLGDREAAVAREISKMFEECVTGTLSSLSQRYADAPPKGEIVIIVSPPRQEAAVTDEAMIDAALREALSRLPPAKAVGEVSKAMKLDRQELYARAMALQGK; translated from the coding sequence ATGACTAAAACGCTTGAACCCGGACTCTATATCGTTGCGACGCCAATCGGCAATCTTTCCGATCTTTCTTCCCGGGCCGCGGATATTTTGAAGCAGGCCGATGTGATTGCGGTCGAGGACAGCCGGGTGACGGGCAAGCTGCTCAATCATCTCGGCATCAAGCGCCCGATGACACCCTATCACGACCATGTTGCCGAAGGCGTGCGACCTGCGCTTGTCGCCCGAATGGCCAGCGAAGCGGTGGCGCTGGTCTCGGATGCCGGGACGCCACTGATTTCCGATCCCGGATACAAGCTGGTGCGCGATGCGAGAGCAGCCGGCCACGCTGTCACAACGATACCCGGCCCATGCGCTGCAATTGCCGCATTGACGCTTGCCGGCCTGCCGACGGATCGCTTTCTGTTCGTCGGCTTCCTTCCGTCCAAGGCAAAGGCGCGCGCCGAGGCTATTGCCGAAATCTCAGCGATCCGGGCGACGCTGATCCTCTATGAATCGGGGCCCCGTCTTGGCGCAACGCTCGCTGCGCTGGCATCGGGACTTGGCGATCGCGAAGCAGCGGTAGCGCGGGAAATCAGCAAGATGTTCGAGGAATGCGTCACAGGCACATTGTCGTCGCTCTCCCAACGCTATGCCGACGCACCGCCCAAGGGTGAAATCGTCATCATTGTCAGCCCGCCGAGACAAGAAGCGGCTGTCACGGACGAAGCCATGATTGATGCGGCGCTGCGCGAAGCACTATCCCGCCTTCCCCCTGCCAAAGCCGTCGGCGAGGTTTCGAAAGCCATGAAGCTGGACAGGCAGGAACTTTATGCCAGGGCCATGGCGCTGCAGGGAAAATGA
- a CDS encoding YraN family protein → MSRAEAERLGRWGERRAAWWLRLQGWRILDQRVRQRAGEIDLIARRGRTTAFIEVKTRTTVAALDLAIDDYRLRRVAAAVEAVSHRYARSGDDIRIDIILIAPRTWPRHLVNVWHA, encoded by the coding sequence ATGAGCCGGGCAGAGGCGGAACGGCTCGGTCGCTGGGGCGAAAGGCGCGCGGCCTGGTGGCTGCGCCTGCAGGGTTGGCGGATCCTTGATCAGCGCGTCCGGCAGCGCGCCGGGGAAATTGACCTGATCGCGCGCAGAGGACGGACGACTGCATTCATTGAAGTCAAGACACGAACAACAGTGGCGGCGCTCGACCTCGCGATCGACGACTATAGGCTGCGTCGGGTGGCCGCAGCCGTCGAAGCCGTGTCCCATCGCTATGCCCGAAGTGGCGATGACATCAGGATCGACATAATACTGATTGCGCCGCGCACCTGGCCGCGCCATCTCGTCAATGTGTGGCACGCCTGA
- a CDS encoding GGDEF domain-containing protein: protein METSTMPASLRDELAIIQFDRLRQRIPILYVVLAMISAGAGLASQGDFPIALQLAMPILMLVASIWRCHAWIKRRKLVVSGEEARRYLRRVNMLSIILMGASSIWAASSFLITVEASRALVIIFIFLAASACASSLASLPSAAILSLIVGLAPTSLAMFISGDVRLIALAANVIAVSIFQSRLIIGQFREMVRNLELQTDLEALANTDSLTGLHNRRSFSKLLEDRVSQYASSEFAIAMLDLDGFKPVNDRFGHAAGDEVLIALANRLRGACQPGDHVARIGGDEFAIIFGHERSGAVLEDGIAAIGSVLAEPYLIDGHHVFVSASIGTASFPASANTVNGLLNAADSALYIVKSGRNAVADKAASSPQGQSARRAA from the coding sequence GTGGAGACGTCCACGATGCCTGCATCCTTGCGCGATGAGCTTGCCATCATCCAGTTCGACCGGCTGCGCCAGCGCATTCCCATTCTTTATGTCGTTCTCGCAATGATTTCCGCCGGTGCGGGATTGGCATCGCAGGGCGACTTTCCGATCGCGCTACAGCTTGCCATGCCCATCCTGATGCTGGTTGCCAGCATCTGGCGCTGTCATGCCTGGATCAAAAGGCGCAAGCTTGTGGTCAGCGGCGAAGAGGCGCGCCGATATCTGCGTCGCGTCAACATGCTCAGCATTATCCTGATGGGCGCAAGCAGCATCTGGGCCGCGTCAAGCTTCCTGATCACAGTGGAAGCGAGTCGCGCGCTGGTCATTATTTTCATATTTCTTGCAGCGTCTGCCTGTGCGAGCAGTCTGGCCAGCCTGCCGAGCGCAGCAATTCTCTCGCTTATTGTCGGTCTGGCACCGACGTCGCTTGCAATGTTCATTTCCGGTGATGTGCGGCTGATTGCGCTTGCAGCAAATGTGATCGCCGTGTCCATCTTTCAAAGCCGGCTGATCATCGGCCAGTTTCGGGAAATGGTCCGCAATCTGGAGCTCCAGACCGATCTGGAGGCGCTTGCCAATACCGATTCACTGACCGGCCTTCATAACCGGAGGTCGTTCAGCAAGCTGCTTGAGGATCGGGTTTCCCAGTACGCCTCAAGCGAGTTTGCAATCGCAATGCTCGATCTTGACGGCTTCAAGCCGGTCAATGACCGATTCGGCCATGCAGCTGGCGACGAAGTCCTTATAGCGCTTGCCAATCGTCTCAGGGGTGCATGTCAGCCGGGCGATCATGTCGCGCGGATCGGGGGCGACGAGTTCGCGATCATTTTCGGGCATGAGCGGAGTGGCGCAGTCCTTGAAGACGGGATTGCCGCAATCGGAAGCGTCCTCGCCGAACCCTATCTGATCGACGGGCATCATGTGTTTGTTTCGGCCAGCATTGGCACGGCTAGCTTTCCTGCATCCGCCAACACCGTCAACGGTTTGCTCAATGCAGCGGACTCGGCCCTTTATATTGTCAAATCCGGCAGAAACGCGGTGGCGGACAAGGCTGCCTCTTCGCCCCAGGGTCAATCGGCACGCAGGGCGGCCTGA
- the gshB gene encoding glutathione synthase, whose translation MTLKIAFQMDPLADLNISGDSTFALMLSAQARGYQSYQYAASALNYADGRVWAKAYPVDMVQRVKGDHFRLGEPVSLDLGTQADVVLMRQDPPFDLGYITATHLLERVQPHTLVVNDPVSVRNAPEKVFVLDYAQFMPPTLVTRDYEEVRAFQQAHGQIVIKPLHGNAGSAVIHIDAKGKNLAALSELFGQVWREPFMAQAFLREVSGGDKRIVLVDGVVAGAINRIPGEGEIRSNLAAGGHAEATQLTPGEQAICDAIGPELKARGLVFVGIDVIGGKWLTEINVTSPTGIVAIDHFNGTDTPGMIWDAIEARLASR comes from the coding sequence ATGACGCTCAAAATCGCATTCCAGATGGATCCGCTGGCGGACCTCAACATTTCTGGAGATTCGACCTTTGCCCTGATGCTTTCGGCGCAAGCGCGCGGCTATCAGAGCTACCAATATGCTGCGTCAGCGTTGAATTATGCCGATGGCCGGGTCTGGGCAAAGGCCTACCCGGTGGACATGGTACAGCGGGTCAAGGGAGACCATTTCAGGCTGGGCGAGCCGGTGTCGCTTGATCTGGGCACGCAAGCCGATGTCGTGCTCATGCGACAGGATCCTCCGTTCGACCTTGGCTATATTACGGCCACGCATCTGCTCGAACGCGTTCAGCCGCATACCCTTGTTGTCAACGATCCAGTCAGCGTGCGCAATGCACCTGAAAAGGTCTTTGTCCTTGATTATGCGCAGTTCATGCCGCCGACACTCGTCACGCGTGACTATGAGGAAGTACGGGCGTTCCAGCAGGCGCATGGCCAAATCGTGATCAAGCCGCTGCACGGCAATGCCGGATCGGCGGTCATTCATATCGATGCAAAAGGCAAGAACCTTGCCGCGCTGTCCGAACTGTTCGGTCAGGTCTGGCGTGAGCCCTTCATGGCCCAGGCATTCCTGCGCGAAGTATCGGGCGGAGACAAACGTATCGTGCTTGTCGACGGCGTCGTGGCCGGAGCTATCAACCGTATCCCGGGCGAAGGGGAAATCCGGTCCAATCTTGCGGCAGGCGGCCATGCCGAGGCAACCCAACTCACGCCCGGAGAACAGGCCATTTGCGACGCGATTGGGCCGGAGCTGAAGGCACGCGGGCTGGTGTTTGTCGGGATCGACGTCATTGGCGGCAAGTGGCTGACTGAGATCAATGTCACGTCACCGACGGGCATCGTGGCGATCGACCATTTCAACGGAACCGACACCCCGGGCATGATCTGGGATGCCATTGAGGCCAGACTCGCAAGCCGATGA
- a CDS encoding DedA family protein translates to MSEWIIHLIDQTGYLGVGFLMFLETVFPPIPSEVIMPVAGLAAARGKMDIFGVVASGTLGAMLGNYFWYLVARVIGIERFKPWIEKYGRWLTFDWAEIERAEKLFGRQGWAIVFFGRMLPTLRSLISIPAGLLHMRLSTFVIWSTIGTTGWTALLGFSGWTLGQRFGTVETVVGPLSTAVLVVIAIGYVWRLVRWKRA, encoded by the coding sequence ATGAGCGAGTGGATCATTCACCTCATCGACCAGACGGGTTATCTCGGCGTCGGTTTCCTCATGTTTTTGGAGACCGTATTCCCTCCCATCCCGTCCGAGGTCATCATGCCGGTTGCAGGCCTCGCAGCGGCGCGCGGCAAGATGGACATTTTCGGAGTCGTGGCCAGCGGGACGCTTGGCGCGATGCTCGGCAATTATTTCTGGTATCTCGTTGCTCGCGTGATCGGGATCGAACGATTCAAGCCCTGGATTGAAAAATATGGCCGATGGCTGACATTCGATTGGGCAGAGATCGAACGCGCCGAAAAGCTTTTTGGCCGCCAGGGTTGGGCAATTGTCTTCTTCGGTCGCATGTTGCCGACGCTGCGCTCGCTTATTTCGATACCCGCAGGCCTGCTCCACATGCGTCTGTCGACTTTTGTCATATGGTCGACGATCGGCACGACCGGCTGGACAGCGCTGCTCGGTTTTTCCGGCTGGACGCTTGGACAGCGCTTCGGGACCGTGGAAACCGTGGTGGGCCCACTTTCAACTGCAGTCCTCGTCGTGATTGCGATCGGCTATGTTTGGCGGCTCGTCCGCTGGAAGCGCGCCTGA
- a CDS encoding phasin family protein, whose product MMAKKPAAKAEKTKKTKSTAERVAEPVKKAGKVIREGAAQAMANTAAINAKVIDHAEANAREAFATMRKVANAKSVQDVIKAQGDFVKEQSARSAAHVREVGELIASFGRHALDTMRGK is encoded by the coding sequence ATGATGGCCAAGAAGCCCGCCGCCAAGGCTGAAAAGACCAAGAAGACCAAGAGCACAGCTGAAAGGGTTGCCGAACCGGTCAAGAAGGCCGGCAAGGTCATTCGCGAAGGCGCTGCGCAGGCAATGGCGAACACTGCTGCGATCAACGCCAAGGTTATCGATCATGCCGAAGCAAACGCTCGTGAGGCATTTGCCACGATGCGCAAGGTTGCCAATGCAAAGTCCGTTCAGGACGTCATCAAGGCGCAAGGCGATTTCGTGAAGGAGCAAAGCGCGCGTTCGGCAGCCCATGTGCGAGAAGTCGGCGAACTGATTGCCAGCTTTGGGCGCCATGCACTCGATACGATGCGCGGGAAATAG
- a CDS encoding WS/DGAT/MGAT family O-acyltransferase, whose translation MEQLSGQDASFVYLETANTPMHIGSVGIYDPSTAPGGKVRFKEILAHIENRLSGARSFRQKLVRVPFDLDHPYWIEDKDFDLEYHVRHIALPAPGDWRQLCIQVARLHARPLDLSKPLWEFWVVEGLDNIEGLPKGCFALVSKVHHAAIDGMSGVEMSAAVHDLEPKPARKAVADDWQPESTPPVGELLFRSWVNSIRQPLRFAQTFAKTVPGIARLTRDVAGGDVSLSGARMAPKTVLNGKVSAHRVWDGVSFPLADVRAIKESLPGATVNDAILTIIGGGLRHYLKARDSLPKESLSAMAPISVRAEGEKSALGNLVSAMVVNLGTHIADPAKRLAYIHGEAKNSKAMTNAVGARTLTDYSQLIPSGLAGLGARLYTRLGVANAHAPIFNCVATNVPGSRVPLYFAGAKMVKMMGMGPVFDGMGLINTIYSYGDDIAISFTSDRNMMPDPANYAAAIRMAFEELRDAVLHKPGDSKPDAAPKPAAKKSAAAKPKAAKAAPKSQKASVVPPKTRKAASVSKRKKENA comes from the coding sequence ATGGAGCAACTGAGCGGACAGGACGCAAGTTTCGTCTACCTGGAAACCGCAAATACGCCAATGCACATCGGCTCGGTCGGAATCTATGATCCGTCCACGGCGCCGGGCGGCAAGGTGCGCTTCAAGGAGATTCTGGCACACATCGAAAATCGCCTCAGTGGCGCGCGCAGCTTCCGCCAGAAACTCGTTCGCGTACCCTTCGATCTCGATCATCCATACTGGATCGAGGACAAGGACTTCGATCTCGAGTATCACGTCCGGCACATTGCCCTGCCTGCGCCGGGCGACTGGCGGCAATTGTGCATTCAGGTCGCGCGGCTTCATGCACGCCCACTCGACCTGTCCAAACCCTTGTGGGAATTCTGGGTGGTTGAGGGCCTCGACAATATTGAGGGCTTGCCAAAGGGCTGTTTTGCGCTTGTTTCGAAGGTGCACCATGCGGCGATTGACGGCATGTCGGGGGTCGAGATGTCGGCTGCGGTGCATGACCTGGAACCAAAGCCTGCGCGAAAGGCTGTGGCCGATGACTGGCAGCCTGAATCGACGCCGCCGGTCGGTGAATTGCTGTTCCGCTCCTGGGTCAATTCGATCCGCCAGCCGCTCCGTTTTGCACAGACCTTCGCGAAGACTGTACCCGGTATCGCCCGCCTGACGCGGGATGTGGCCGGTGGGGATGTTTCGCTTTCCGGAGCAAGGATGGCACCAAAGACTGTTCTCAATGGGAAGGTTTCTGCGCATCGGGTGTGGGACGGAGTGTCTTTCCCTCTTGCGGATGTGCGGGCCATCAAGGAATCCCTTCCGGGCGCGACCGTGAACGACGCGATCCTCACAATCATAGGGGGCGGGTTGCGCCATTATCTGAAGGCGCGTGACAGCCTTCCAAAGGAGAGCCTTTCAGCGATGGCGCCGATTTCGGTCCGTGCGGAGGGGGAAAAATCGGCCCTTGGAAATCTTGTGTCCGCAATGGTCGTCAACCTTGGCACCCATATTGCCGATCCGGCAAAGCGGCTCGCCTATATTCACGGCGAAGCCAAGAATTCGAAGGCCATGACAAATGCGGTCGGGGCCCGCACATTGACGGATTACAGCCAGTTGATCCCGTCCGGGCTCGCGGGTCTTGGCGCGCGGCTTTACACCCGGCTCGGCGTTGCCAATGCGCATGCGCCTATCTTCAACTGTGTAGCCACAAACGTGCCAGGCAGCCGAGTGCCACTCTATTTTGCCGGTGCAAAAATGGTGAAGATGATGGGCATGGGACCGGTCTTTGACGGCATGGGCCTGATCAACACGATCTACAGCTATGGCGATGACATTGCGATCAGCTTTACAAGTGATCGCAACATGATGCCCGATCCGGCAAATTACGCAGCCGCGATCCGTATGGCCTTTGAAGAATTGCGAGATGCTGTGCTTCACAAGCCAGGCGATTCCAAGCCCGACGCTGCTCCTAAGCCTGCGGCGAAGAAGTCCGCAGCGGCGAAGCCCAAGGCTGCGAAAGCTGCTCCCAAGTCTCAGAAAGCAAGTGTTGTACCGCCGAAAACAAGGAAAGCTGCGTCTGTCAGCAAGCGCAAGAAGGAGAATGCATGA
- the dxs gene encoding 1-deoxy-D-xylulose-5-phosphate synthase, which yields MSDRPDTPLLDTVRIPADLRRLKPEQLRQLADELRAETISAVSVTGGHLGAGLGVVELTTAIHYVFNTPEDRLIWDVGHQCYPHKILTGRRDRIRTLRAGGGLSGFTKRSESEYDPFGAAHSSTSISAALGFAIANKLADKPGRGIAVIGDGAMSAGMAYEAMNNAHAAGNRLVVILNDNDMSIAPPVGGLSAYLARIVSSRPFLELRDFAKRISRKLPEPLHIAARRTDEFARGLAMGGTLFEELGFYYVGPIDGHNLDHLIPVLENVRDAAEGPCLIHVVTKKGHGYAPAEAAADKYHGVQKFDVVTGVQAKSPAGPPSYTNVFAQALIAEAQRDEKIVAITAAMPSGTGLDKFQQAFPGRTFDVGIAEQHAVTFAAGLAAQGMRPFATIYSTFLQRAYDQVVHDVAIQNLPVRFAIDRAGLVGADGSTHAGSFDVTYLCTLPNFVVMAAADEAELVHMVHTCACHDSGPIAVRYPRGNGTGIPLPATPERLEIGKGRIVRHGKKVAILSLGTRLEEALKAADLLEARGLSTTVADLRFAKPLDSELIRKLLATHEVAVTVEDGSIGGLGAHVLTLASDEGLIDSGLKLRTMRLPDRFQDQDSPAKQYDDAGLNAPQIVDTILKALRMNSVGVIEEARA from the coding sequence ATGTCAGACCGTCCCGATACCCCTTTGCTCGATACTGTCAGGATTCCCGCCGACCTGCGCAGGCTAAAGCCGGAGCAGCTCCGTCAATTGGCGGATGAATTGCGTGCCGAAACAATCAGCGCCGTTTCCGTTACCGGCGGCCATCTGGGCGCAGGTCTGGGAGTGGTGGAGCTGACGACGGCCATTCATTATGTTTTCAACACGCCCGAAGACCGGCTGATCTGGGATGTCGGCCATCAATGCTATCCGCACAAGATCCTGACCGGACGGCGGGACAGGATTCGGACTTTGCGCGCCGGAGGCGGTCTTTCCGGCTTCACCAAGCGCAGCGAAAGCGAATATGATCCGTTCGGCGCAGCGCATTCATCCACATCGATTTCGGCTGCGCTGGGCTTTGCGATTGCCAACAAGCTTGCTGACAAGCCGGGCCGCGGCATTGCCGTCATCGGGGATGGCGCGATGTCTGCTGGCATGGCCTATGAAGCGATGAACAATGCCCATGCGGCCGGCAACCGGCTCGTGGTCATTCTCAACGACAACGACATGTCGATTGCGCCCCCCGTCGGGGGACTGTCCGCCTATCTTGCACGAATCGTTTCGTCTCGCCCGTTTCTTGAACTCCGCGACTTTGCAAAGCGCATTTCCCGCAAACTGCCCGAACCTCTCCATATTGCGGCTCGCAGGACAGACGAATTTGCCAGAGGCCTCGCCATGGGTGGCACCTTGTTCGAAGAGCTCGGATTCTATTATGTCGGGCCGATCGATGGGCACAACCTCGACCATTTGATTCCTGTTCTGGAAAACGTTCGGGACGCCGCCGAGGGGCCATGCCTCATCCATGTCGTTACGAAGAAAGGTCATGGTTATGCCCCGGCCGAAGCTGCGGCCGACAAATATCATGGCGTTCAGAAATTCGACGTCGTCACGGGGGTGCAGGCCAAGTCTCCCGCAGGTCCGCCCAGTTACACAAATGTGTTCGCCCAGGCCCTGATTGCAGAGGCGCAGCGCGACGAAAAGATTGTGGCCATCACCGCAGCCATGCCTTCGGGCACCGGACTCGACAAGTTTCAGCAGGCCTTCCCGGGCAGGACCTTCGATGTCGGCATTGCAGAACAGCATGCCGTCACATTTGCGGCCGGGCTTGCGGCACAGGGCATGCGCCCGTTTGCGACGATCTACTCGACATTTCTGCAGCGCGCCTATGATCAGGTCGTCCACGACGTCGCGATCCAGAACCTGCCGGTTCGCTTTGCCATAGATCGGGCCGGGCTGGTCGGCGCGGATGGCAGCACGCATGCGGGCAGCTTTGACGTCACCTACTTGTGCACATTGCCGAATTTCGTCGTGATGGCAGCAGCGGACGAGGCTGAACTGGTCCATATGGTCCACACCTGCGCATGCCACGACAGCGGCCCCATCGCGGTGCGCTATCCGCGCGGCAACGGGACTGGAATTCCCTTGCCTGCGACGCCCGAAAGACTTGAAATCGGTAAGGGCCGGATCGTCCGCCACGGCAAGAAAGTGGCGATTCTCTCGCTCGGGACCCGACTTGAAGAGGCGCTGAAGGCCGCCGACCTGCTTGAAGCAAGGGGGTTGAGCACGACGGTTGCCGACCTTCGCTTTGCAAAGCCGCTCGACAGTGAGTTGATTCGCAAATTGCTGGCCACGCACGAAGTGGCCGTCACCGTCGAAGACGGGAGCATCGGGGGCCTTGGTGCCCATGTTCTGACGCTGGCCAGCGATGAGGGGCTGATCGATAGTGGCCTGAAACTGAGGACAATGCGCCTGCCCGACCGGTTTCAGGACCAGGATTCGCCTGCCAAGCAATATGATGACGCTGGCCTCAACGCACCGCAGATCGTCGATACGATTCTCAAGGCGCTCAGGATGAATTCCGTGGGTGTTATTGAGGAAGCGCGGGCCTGA